The proteins below are encoded in one region of Triticum aestivum cultivar Chinese Spring chromosome 1B, IWGSC CS RefSeq v2.1, whole genome shotgun sequence:
- the LOC123116352 gene encoding uncharacterized protein → MASALGASPWPPTHPPHHHRCTQTVDPCRRRAAPVMVGCICAEDEGGPPPVFASSLRPCCCSSSLSPHLAVQQPGQGEGAARPGSISLLHAGELDEQVAREAATASGGAAQERPPPGFYYCYGQKKSKAGKDNNVRSQPRGDSRQREESCASAPGSEAARRRRGRGATLPWSRATRGSDVAVEEGGDPPPLHLTIRQEPLWMILSIRVLCIFESVVQWQKLARGYLKLV, encoded by the exons ATGGCCTCTGCACTAGGAGCCTCTCCATGGCCTCCTACCCATCCCCCCCACCACCATAGGTGCACACAGACGGTGGATCCGTGCCGGAGAAGAGCAGCTCCAGTTATGGTGGGGTGCATCTGTGCCGAAGATGAAGGAGGCCCGCCGCCCGTCTTTGCCTCGTCGCTGCGTCCTTGTTgctgctcctcctctctctctccgcaCCTAGCAGTGCAGCAGCCGGGACAAGGGGAAGGAGCAGCCCGACCCGGCTCCATCTCTCTCCTTCATGCAGGAGAACTGGATGAGCAGGTGGCGAGGGAAGCCGCCACGGCTAGCGGCGGCGCTGCACAGGAACGTCCACCTCCAG GATTTTACTACTGCTATGGACAAAAGAAGTCTAAAGCTGGGAAAGACAACAACGTCAGGAGCCAACCAAG GGGAGACTCCAGGCAGAGAGAGGAAAGCTGCGCAAGTGCCCCTGGAAGCGAGGCAGCTCGGCGCCGTCGCGGAAGAGGAGCTACGCTTCCATGGAGTAGAGCGACGAGGGGCTCCGACGTCGCTGTAGAGGAGGGAGGAGATCCGCCGCCACTGCACCTCACAATTCGACAGGAACCTCTCTGGATGATTCTGTC AATTCGGGTGTTATGCATTTTTGAAAGTGTTGTGCAATGGCAGAAATTGGCAAGAGGATACCTCAAGTTGGTATGA